In one window of Oligoflexus sp. DNA:
- a CDS encoding L-threonylcarbamoyladenylate synthase codes for MTGFPKICMPTPEAIRAAAHALNNAQLVGMPTETVYGLGAAIDQDAALEAVFAYKQRPFEDPLIVHVLTAQDAFSLWNLNAKTRPLVKALVETFWPGPLTLVARAQDGVSRLVRGGGDAVGVRSPAHPVARALLEAAGVPVAAPSANLFGHVSPTRAQHVADDFHDRPLLILDGDRSTIGIESTVLKVDDDGHLRLLRHGAIGEADILDVLKKNNLAASFSSKVPGQIAKKIEGPGQYLRHYAPHTPAWMLSRSESMPAGYETREILTLEAAACLDFAQRFAARRKDFHSYQDLSEDASIEGAARTLFQQLRTFENQTGHQVILLPELDPHQPEQQAVYDRIFRASEGKRAFIMGRELHLS; via the coding sequence ATGACAGGCTTTCCCAAGATCTGCATGCCCACACCCGAGGCCATACGGGCTGCGGCTCACGCTCTGAATAATGCGCAACTTGTGGGAATGCCTACAGAAACTGTCTATGGGCTGGGAGCGGCGATTGATCAGGATGCCGCACTTGAGGCCGTTTTTGCCTATAAACAAAGACCTTTCGAAGATCCTCTGATCGTTCATGTTTTGACGGCTCAGGATGCCTTTTCGCTTTGGAATTTGAATGCGAAGACCCGGCCTTTGGTGAAGGCTCTGGTTGAAACCTTTTGGCCCGGACCGCTGACGCTCGTGGCCCGCGCCCAGGATGGAGTCTCACGCCTCGTGCGCGGTGGTGGGGATGCTGTCGGTGTGCGGTCGCCCGCGCATCCCGTCGCGCGCGCTCTGCTGGAAGCGGCGGGAGTTCCCGTGGCGGCTCCGTCTGCGAATTTATTCGGTCATGTGAGTCCCACGCGGGCCCAGCATGTGGCGGATGATTTTCACGATCGACCTTTGCTGATCCTGGACGGCGATCGCAGCACGATAGGCATCGAATCCACGGTGCTGAAAGTGGATGATGATGGGCACCTCAGACTTCTGAGGCATGGCGCCATCGGTGAAGCGGATATTCTGGATGTGCTGAAGAAAAATAATTTAGCGGCCTCGTTCAGCAGCAAGGTCCCAGGCCAGATCGCGAAGAAGATCGAAGGGCCAGGCCAGTATCTTCGCCACTATGCTCCGCATACACCAGCCTGGATGCTGTCGCGATCCGAGAGCATGCCCGCAGGCTATGAAACGCGTGAGATCCTGACTTTGGAGGCAGCCGCTTGTTTGGATTTCGCGCAGCGTTTCGCCGCCAGGCGGAAGGACTTTCACAGCTATCAGGATTTGTCGGAGGATGCTTCGATCGAAGGCGCAGCGCGGACTCTTTTTCAGCAGCTCAGGACCTTTGAGAACCAGACCGGGCATCAGGTGATCCTTCTGCCCGAACTCGATCCGCATCAGCCCGAGCAGCAGGCTGTGTATGATCGCATCTTCCGCGCCTCGGAAGGCAAACGCGCCTTTATCATGGGGCGCGAACTGCATCTCAGCTAG
- a CDS encoding TonB-dependent receptor plug domain-containing protein — MSMISLKKLQTMTLLCCCAAASQAVSQTEAPPPPPAAQTAKVILKVMAKGSGRILKRAEVRIGQETLTTGPDGTLELTVPDREGSIQVLRQGYEAVFVDFKDLRGQSKYNVYLPPGKPDDTEVVITGQRRPETSRKTVTVQETSRIAPGGDPAQITQLLPGVQSNPGRTDVVIRGSGPNDSRYYVDDIVVPSIFHQVQNLSVVPAQQLTDVDFNSGGFGAQYGDATGGIIVLRSSDKIPDEPRTEFVVNVPFYLGIYHERPLSENSSIAVSVRKSTLEAILPKVLPKDSDVTVIPLFADTYARYLTKTENTSYKLTVIGSQDGLTLSVPFDASSDTDGKVDVSFKNGFAVIGWERDHNMGEGWRYRTTPQYSYSRFQIGFGDDKILISSSEAQMPTEFTKRLDKGRNLYLGFSPQYTVGTFDIMAPAPASDPYYDPEDAPRISADSTFSFSSFATWASMDLAAGPLVYTPGVRVFKTGFVKDVGVDPRLALRYPLDDSNTIKAATGQYSIAPEPQETNDDFGDPDISYEKSNHYVLGLETRWTDRWVSEFQTFYKKTYRLVVSGGPENYQDTGSRRTYGFEAFIRRNLTEKFFGWLAYTYSVSEERKSDQDDWFTSEYDQTHILNLAGSYKISAYWDLGTRLKYNTQSPYTPVSGSVYNSNLDKYQPIYDTKNPYSARAPASNSIAIFATYDALYDTYKLKYQFGVDYLSVGRRVDSVQYNYDYSEKEEMSSLPPIPYIQISGEF; from the coding sequence ATGTCGATGATCAGCTTAAAAAAACTACAGACTATGACACTCCTGTGCTGCTGTGCGGCTGCGTCCCAGGCCGTGTCCCAAACCGAGGCGCCTCCACCGCCCCCCGCGGCTCAAACAGCCAAAGTCATCCTGAAGGTGATGGCCAAGGGTTCCGGGCGAATTTTGAAGCGTGCCGAGGTTCGCATCGGTCAGGAAACTCTGACGACCGGACCGGACGGAACCCTTGAGCTGACTGTGCCTGATCGCGAGGGTTCGATTCAAGTCTTAAGACAAGGCTACGAAGCTGTCTTCGTCGATTTTAAGGATCTCCGTGGGCAGTCGAAGTACAACGTATATTTGCCGCCCGGCAAGCCCGATGATACCGAGGTCGTGATCACAGGTCAAAGACGGCCGGAAACATCACGCAAAACGGTGACCGTCCAGGAAACATCCCGCATCGCTCCGGGTGGTGATCCGGCTCAGATTACCCAGCTGCTCCCTGGCGTCCAGAGCAATCCCGGGCGAACAGATGTGGTGATTCGTGGCTCCGGTCCCAACGACAGCCGTTACTATGTCGATGACATCGTCGTGCCCAGCATCTTCCATCAGGTTCAGAATCTGAGTGTGGTGCCCGCGCAGCAGCTGACCGATGTTGATTTTAATTCAGGTGGATTCGGCGCTCAGTATGGTGATGCCACGGGCGGCATTATCGTTCTTCGCTCGTCCGATAAAATTCCCGACGAGCCGCGCACGGAATTTGTGGTGAATGTTCCCTTTTATCTGGGGATCTATCATGAGCGCCCTTTGAGTGAAAACAGCTCGATCGCGGTTTCGGTGCGCAAGAGCACCTTGGAAGCGATTCTACCGAAAGTCCTGCCGAAAGACAGCGACGTGACGGTCATTCCACTTTTTGCGGATACCTATGCCCGTTATCTCACGAAAACCGAGAACACCAGCTACAAATTGACCGTGATCGGAAGCCAGGATGGTCTGACTCTTTCCGTCCCCTTCGATGCGAGTTCCGATACCGATGGCAAGGTCGATGTGAGCTTTAAAAACGGTTTCGCCGTGATCGGCTGGGAACGCGATCACAACATGGGCGAAGGCTGGCGTTATCGGACGACGCCGCAGTATTCCTACTCCCGCTTTCAGATCGGTTTCGGTGACGACAAGATCCTCATCAGCAGCAGTGAAGCACAGATGCCGACGGAGTTCACCAAGAGGCTGGATAAAGGACGGAATCTTTACCTCGGCTTCTCGCCGCAGTATACAGTCGGGACGTTTGACATCATGGCTCCGGCGCCTGCCAGCGATCCCTACTATGATCCTGAAGATGCACCGCGCATATCCGCCGATTCAACCTTTTCCTTCTCCAGTTTCGCAACCTGGGCCAGCATGGATTTGGCGGCAGGGCCTCTGGTTTATACGCCCGGGGTTCGCGTTTTCAAAACGGGTTTTGTCAAGGACGTGGGAGTGGATCCGCGTCTCGCACTTCGTTATCCCCTGGATGACAGCAACACGATCAAGGCCGCAACCGGCCAGTATTCGATCGCACCCGAGCCGCAGGAAACCAATGATGATTTTGGCGATCCTGACATCAGCTATGAAAAATCCAATCACTATGTCCTGGGGTTGGAAACGCGCTGGACCGACCGCTGGGTGTCGGAGTTCCAAACCTTCTATAAGAAAACCTATCGCCTCGTGGTGTCGGGTGGCCCTGAAAACTACCAGGACACCGGCAGCCGCCGCACCTATGGATTTGAAGCTTTTATTCGCAGGAATCTGACCGAGAAGTTCTTCGGCTGGCTGGCTTATACCTATTCTGTTTCGGAGGAAAGAAAATCCGATCAGGATGATTGGTTCACAAGTGAGTATGATCAGACGCATATTTTGAATCTGGCCGGCTCCTATAAGATCAGCGCTTACTGGGACCTGGGCACCCGCTTGAAGTATAATACGCAGAGCCCTTACACGCCGGTGTCGGGCTCCGTCTATAACAGTAACCTTGATAAGTACCAGCCGATCTATGACACGAAAAATCCTTACAGTGCCCGTGCGCCTGCCTCGAACTCCATCGCGATCTTCGCGACCTATGATGCGCTTTATGATACGTATAAGCTCAAGTATCAGTTCGGTGTGGACTATCTGAGCGTGGGACGCCGCGTGGATAGCGTTCAGTATAACTACGATTATTCGGAAAAAGAGGAAATGTCGAGTCTGCCTCCCATTCCCTACATCCAGATCAGTGGAGAATTCTAA
- a CDS encoding S8 family serine peptidase has protein sequence MQTNRGSARLSRSLCFSLLLAAGLISCQKRSSSPRPTVEQDPGGLIIPTQPLPPLDAGDGVIKWPNGQISIAMKIKNRNYIQVNGLIAPVTYGQFLERGSPMHDAEVKEAIRQSLVSSLNKLEADVREEFVLKDIVPEAGYYSMWIPYSESLWTRLQAVKELPVPMTLEAVATDPNELQRIAKQSEQINQMIVAGQAKDKTDGFSGLVRIGVTNEWLQALDQELGERADGSLVRVGITDTGITYNHPSFLDKDGKPRIVYMKDFTQEGKVYFPSTARFSVRLGTAADATRIGAREENLLIAEDVAAHINAVAATPAADGLNLVSLPKGAAIVVPADVRRAVQEGASMRLAFMPEVGFGPSFDLNRNRKSDDLFGLIFVSPQGSVGWETSKVYIALDPIGTLPKNNQILLNERLELGKAIPLRDFNKTRDVAQSFAEKFGLAFESMKLKSNDGQDVDTIAVSIVGYDSGLHGSHVAGITAGRKTLLNDSDLTLARGVAPNAEILSGRVCANTRGCSASSAIIDLALEAKVDVINMSLGGLSNVNDGYDTQSLLIDRLSQISNTQFVISAGNSGPGLQTIGSPSTARHAISVAASASTDIMGRQSQIAIPTADGKDEDFVMGFSSRGPLGNGGFKPNVTAPGTQLSAVSLNKAGRAGTDIMQGTSMSAPTVTGAYALLLDAARRYNRKHPEAPLPTDNVSLRKVLIGSAQPFDAKIFDPETQKASEGQYTWIDQGTGIINLPAAWTALKKLATLRIPTGINMGGKDIEPVYEVRTLMTNRYGKVYDGKPVEGNPVTPYGAGLWIDARSQRVLYSVGIARRLPLLADGAMTAEQQGDAYAKLVSSGEFFKLHTEIHGSSIEWLKVNTLAAANPDDSNRCDATSGSSRLTLVGQGALDAASVGGTQESVIYVCIDREKLARLPKGDHGALIRAYRQSADGSMQENVPAFIIPVYLSVPHETLTAGKAYSVNQDKVKALGLSRNYVEVPADISSLRVTLSVNKAAQDPFGQAQNCSGVYLNVFAADNTLQPEELSNAIAYNCTGPGYTVGPDDELRSRFVGEVVAPKPGIWDMHVEGLSRYPLSSYQLRVDYVKAAAQQKEVKGGLEALNGSLNIEIKEGSVPANVNPARSSYILNQAIQTLDAKVKNAEQVEVPNRAGILLRSYPASVTSVTVTTGGAVGNDLDLEIQECIAAGTECKAVANSGGPADDETATFTPKVGRSYKFVVDGYKVPAGEVTFQLSETISFAQGAVGTLTASQLGSDRFWNVVYSLNKNDPFFQTDIFLKDPSYEVRGSIRVSSNDLTLAVVPVQVRLR, from the coding sequence ATGCAAACGAATCGAGGTTCGGCGCGTCTCAGTCGATCTTTGTGTTTCAGCCTGCTCCTTGCTGCGGGACTGATCAGCTGCCAGAAACGTTCGTCATCCCCAAGGCCCACTGTGGAACAGGATCCGGGTGGACTGATTATTCCAACCCAACCTTTGCCGCCTTTGGATGCCGGTGATGGCGTGATCAAGTGGCCAAACGGGCAGATTTCCATTGCCATGAAAATCAAAAATCGAAATTACATCCAGGTCAATGGCCTGATCGCGCCCGTGACCTATGGGCAGTTTCTGGAACGCGGCAGTCCCATGCATGATGCGGAAGTCAAAGAGGCGATTCGTCAGAGCCTCGTCAGCTCCTTGAATAAACTTGAAGCGGACGTGCGCGAAGAATTCGTGCTGAAGGATATCGTTCCGGAAGCTGGCTATTATTCCATGTGGATTCCGTATAGCGAAAGCCTCTGGACTCGTCTGCAGGCGGTCAAGGAACTGCCTGTTCCCATGACTCTGGAAGCCGTTGCGACCGATCCGAATGAACTGCAACGCATCGCGAAGCAATCCGAGCAGATCAACCAGATGATCGTGGCGGGACAGGCCAAGGACAAGACGGATGGATTTTCCGGCCTTGTGCGTATTGGAGTCACCAACGAATGGCTGCAGGCTTTGGACCAGGAACTGGGTGAACGTGCGGATGGTTCCCTGGTGCGCGTGGGGATCACGGACACGGGTATCACCTATAATCATCCTTCCTTCCTGGATAAGGATGGCAAACCTCGTATCGTTTACATGAAGGACTTTACGCAGGAAGGAAAGGTCTATTTCCCAAGCACAGCACGATTCTCGGTACGTCTCGGGACAGCCGCGGATGCCACACGCATAGGCGCGCGGGAAGAGAATCTTCTGATCGCTGAAGATGTAGCCGCGCACATCAATGCTGTCGCGGCCACACCGGCAGCGGATGGGCTCAATCTGGTATCTTTGCCCAAAGGCGCGGCTATCGTGGTTCCTGCTGATGTGCGCCGTGCGGTTCAGGAAGGCGCCAGCATGCGACTGGCCTTCATGCCTGAAGTCGGTTTCGGCCCTTCCTTTGATTTGAATCGCAACCGCAAAAGCGATGACCTCTTCGGTCTGATTTTCGTCTCACCCCAAGGCAGCGTGGGTTGGGAGACGAGCAAGGTCTACATCGCTCTCGATCCGATCGGAACCCTGCCGAAAAATAATCAAATCCTGCTCAATGAAAGATTGGAACTCGGCAAGGCCATCCCGCTGCGGGATTTCAACAAGACCCGTGACGTGGCGCAGAGCTTTGCGGAAAAATTCGGACTCGCCTTTGAATCCATGAAATTGAAAAGCAACGACGGTCAGGATGTGGACACGATAGCCGTGAGCATCGTCGGCTACGATTCCGGTCTGCATGGTTCGCATGTCGCCGGCATCACAGCTGGTCGCAAAACGCTCCTGAATGACTCCGACCTTACACTCGCACGCGGCGTGGCTCCCAATGCGGAGATTCTTTCGGGTCGCGTCTGCGCCAACACCCGAGGCTGCTCGGCATCCTCGGCTATTATTGATCTGGCCCTCGAAGCCAAGGTCGATGTCATCAACATGTCCCTCGGTGGTCTGAGCAATGTCAACGATGGCTATGATACCCAATCGCTTCTGATCGATCGCCTGAGTCAGATCAGCAACACGCAGTTCGTAATTTCAGCTGGCAACTCAGGCCCCGGTCTGCAGACAATCGGCTCGCCGTCCACGGCCCGTCATGCGATCAGCGTGGCCGCCAGTGCTTCGACCGATATCATGGGCCGCCAGAGTCAGATTGCGATTCCAACGGCAGATGGCAAAGATGAAGATTTCGTGATGGGCTTCAGCAGCCGTGGGCCACTCGGCAACGGTGGTTTCAAACCGAACGTTACGGCGCCCGGTACTCAGCTGTCCGCTGTGTCTTTGAATAAGGCCGGTCGAGCCGGAACTGACATCATGCAGGGCACCTCGATGTCCGCTCCAACCGTGACGGGTGCCTACGCGCTGCTTTTGGATGCTGCCCGCCGCTACAACAGGAAACATCCCGAGGCCCCTCTGCCCACCGATAACGTGAGCCTGCGCAAGGTGCTGATCGGTTCCGCCCAGCCTTTCGATGCGAAGATTTTCGATCCTGAGACGCAAAAAGCAAGTGAAGGCCAATACACCTGGATCGATCAGGGAACGGGTATCATCAATCTGCCTGCAGCCTGGACGGCACTGAAAAAACTCGCCACGCTGCGCATTCCCACCGGCATCAATATGGGCGGCAAGGATATCGAGCCCGTCTATGAAGTGCGGACTCTCATGACCAACCGCTACGGCAAGGTCTATGATGGCAAACCTGTGGAAGGCAATCCCGTGACACCTTACGGGGCTGGTCTTTGGATTGATGCGCGTTCGCAACGGGTTCTCTATTCGGTCGGCATCGCCCGTCGTCTGCCGCTGCTGGCTGATGGCGCGATGACCGCTGAGCAGCAGGGCGATGCTTATGCAAAACTCGTATCAAGTGGAGAATTTTTCAAACTCCATACCGAAATTCACGGCTCGTCGATTGAATGGCTGAAGGTCAATACTCTGGCCGCAGCGAATCCAGACGACAGCAACCGCTGCGATGCGACGTCGGGAAGTTCGCGTCTTACCCTGGTCGGCCAGGGGGCGCTGGATGCCGCCAGCGTCGGTGGAACCCAGGAAAGCGTGATCTATGTTTGCATCGATCGTGAAAAACTCGCGCGTCTGCCCAAGGGTGATCATGGTGCTTTGATTCGCGCCTATCGTCAGTCGGCCGATGGCAGCATGCAGGAAAATGTCCCGGCCTTCATCATCCCTGTTTACCTGTCTGTTCCGCATGAAACCCTGACTGCGGGCAAGGCCTATTCGGTGAATCAGGATAAGGTCAAGGCCCTGGGCCTCAGTCGCAACTATGTCGAGGTTCCTGCCGATATCAGTTCGCTGCGGGTCACCCTGAGCGTGAACAAGGCCGCTCAGGATCCTTTCGGGCAAGCGCAGAATTGCTCCGGCGTTTATCTGAACGTCTTTGCCGCGGATAATACGCTGCAGCCCGAGGAACTCTCCAATGCCATTGCCTATAACTGCACAGGACCCGGTTATACCGTAGGCCCCGATGATGAACTTCGTTCGCGTTTTGTGGGTGAAGTGGTCGCGCCGAAACCCGGCATCTGGGATATGCATGTCGAGGGTCTTTCACGTTACCCCTTGAGCAGCTATCAGCTGCGCGTGGATTATGTGAAGGCTGCGGCGCAGCAGAAGGAAGTGAAAGGCGGACTAGAGGCGCTGAATGGTTCTTTGAATATCGAAATCAAGGAAGGCTCAGTTCCAGCCAACGTGAACCCTGCGCGCTCTTCCTACATTCTGAATCAGGCGATTCAGACTCTGGATGCCAAGGTTAAAAATGCCGAGCAGGTGGAAGTTCCGAATCGCGCCGGTATTCTTCTCCGCAGCTATCCCGCATCGGTGACCAGCGTCACCGTCACCACCGGCGGAGCGGTCGGCAATGACCTGGACCTTGAAATCCAGGAATGCATCGCAGCCGGAACGGAATGCAAAGCCGTCGCCAACAGCGGTGGCCCAGCCGATGATGAAACGGCGACCTTCACACCCAAAGTCGGCCGCAGCTATAAATTCGTGGTGGATGGCTATAAGGTCCCAGCCGGTGAGGTGACGTTCCAGCTGAGTGAAACCATCAGTTTTGCTCAGGGTGCGGTGGGAACTCTGACTGCCAGTCAACTGGGTTCGGATCGCTTCTGGAATGTGGTCTATAGCCTGAACAAAAACGATCCCTTCTTTCAAACGGACATCTTCCTGAAGGATCCCTCCTACGAAGTTCGCGGCAGCATTCGCGTATCATCCAATGATCTGACTCTGGCTGTGGTGCCGGTGCAGGTGCGACTGCGCTAA
- a CDS encoding twin-arginine translocase TatA/TatE family subunit — protein MPIGTMEMFMIAGVVVLLFGTSKLPKLGQNLGEGIRNFKKSMADAEKDQAKLPESKS, from the coding sequence ATGCCTATCGGGACTATGGAAATGTTCATGATTGCTGGCGTAGTGGTCTTGCTATTCGGCACCAGCAAACTTCCTAAACTCGGCCAGAACCTGGGCGAGGGAATTCGTAACTTTAAGAAGTCCATGGCGGACGCAGAAAAAGATCAAGCTAAATTGCCTGAAAGCAAAAGCTGA
- a CDS encoding LysR family transcriptional regulator: protein MQSIDLNLFVVFHAIYQEAHITRAAQFLGLSQPAVSHSLSRLREIYQDPLFVRRGPRMEPTPVARSLWPQIQSALEQLHRGLPAAAAEFNPKETQRNFVLATRDPLEAFFLPQLMQVFMKEAPLAHVSSIRIKRQDLEKELAAGQLDLAFDVRLPVSSQLRSQKLMEDEWVVVGRRDHPRLQAPLGLEDYLSARHIVVSSRRAGLSMEDFELQRRGCPRTIAMRCQHLWAAARTAASTDLLLTVPGRFVQQSGLIEDLACVPLPLDCSMPAIHMYWHERQDQDKASLWLRNICQNLIVT from the coding sequence TTGCAATCCATAGACTTGAATCTTTTTGTGGTGTTTCATGCCATCTATCAGGAAGCCCATATCACGCGTGCTGCACAGTTTCTGGGCCTAAGTCAGCCGGCAGTGAGCCACAGCCTTTCGCGTCTGCGTGAAATTTATCAGGATCCGCTTTTCGTCCGGCGTGGTCCCCGCATGGAACCGACGCCTGTCGCCCGGAGTCTTTGGCCTCAGATTCAAAGCGCTTTGGAGCAGCTCCATCGCGGTCTGCCGGCCGCGGCGGCTGAATTTAATCCCAAGGAGACGCAAAGGAATTTTGTCCTTGCGACACGCGACCCTTTGGAAGCTTTTTTTCTGCCGCAACTCATGCAGGTTTTTATGAAGGAAGCGCCGCTGGCTCATGTCAGCAGCATTCGCATCAAACGTCAGGACCTGGAAAAGGAGCTGGCCGCTGGTCAGCTGGATCTCGCCTTTGACGTAAGGCTGCCGGTGTCCTCCCAGCTCAGGTCGCAGAAGCTCATGGAAGATGAATGGGTTGTGGTCGGACGCCGCGATCATCCGCGGCTGCAGGCTCCCCTTGGTTTGGAAGATTATCTGAGCGCAAGGCACATTGTGGTGTCTTCGCGCCGCGCAGGTCTTTCGATGGAAGATTTTGAACTGCAGCGGCGGGGATGTCCTCGAACCATCGCCATGCGCTGTCAGCATCTTTGGGCGGCGGCGCGCACTGCGGCCTCGACCGATCTTCTTCTGACCGTTCCAGGACGTTTCGTGCAGCAAAGCGGACTCATCGAGGATCTGGCCTGTGTGCCTCTGCCTCTGGATTGTTCCATGCCCGCGATTCATATGTACTGGCATGAAAGGCAGGATCAGGATAAAGCGTCTTTATGGTTACGCAATATCTGCCAGAATTTGATTGTGACTTAG
- the hflX gene encoding GTPase HflX, giving the protein MSQNTNPEKKPKAVLAAVQLPGVSDADHDASLNELERLCSTLGFVTVGRVSQKRKSVVTGTIFGEGKLKELAAWTGGSGIVRGFKKDGADDDEDDRPELTYAPETKATVVIFDCDMTPTQLRNLEDATGVEVLDRSGVILEIFSRHARSREARLQVEIAKLAYMAPRLRASHVGGDRQGGGIGAKGAGETAHELDRRRIRDRIAELRQQLESIRHEQTTRRAQRSEAPCVALVGYTNAGKSSLMRALTGSEVLVEDKLFATLDTTVRALQPETVPRILVSDTVGFIKKLPHDLVASFRSTLDEALNASLLLFTVDASDPSFRSQLEVTQSVLGEIGADQTPSLLVLNKVDQLDAEQIAELKQEYPKAVFISTRNREDIKRMRELILGFFETDMLDKVLLIPYTQGKVLGMIRERARVLEEKHEDEGTIVTIRAPEEVHAWIEKQLSKGG; this is encoded by the coding sequence ATGAGCCAGAACACCAATCCCGAAAAAAAGCCCAAGGCCGTCCTGGCAGCGGTGCAGCTTCCCGGCGTCTCCGACGCGGATCATGATGCCTCGCTGAATGAGCTCGAACGCCTCTGCAGCACGCTAGGATTCGTGACCGTCGGCCGGGTTTCGCAGAAGCGGAAATCCGTCGTCACCGGCACGATCTTCGGTGAAGGCAAACTGAAAGAACTCGCCGCCTGGACCGGAGGCTCCGGGATCGTGCGCGGCTTTAAAAAAGACGGCGCGGATGATGATGAAGACGATCGTCCCGAACTCACGTATGCCCCGGAAACCAAGGCCACGGTCGTGATCTTCGACTGTGACATGACGCCGACCCAACTTAGAAACCTGGAAGATGCCACGGGCGTCGAGGTCCTGGATCGCAGCGGTGTGATCCTTGAAATCTTCAGTCGTCATGCCCGCAGCCGCGAAGCCCGACTGCAGGTGGAAATCGCCAAGCTTGCATATATGGCTCCGCGTTTGCGCGCTTCGCACGTCGGCGGTGATCGCCAGGGCGGAGGCATCGGGGCCAAGGGCGCAGGGGAAACAGCGCATGAATTGGATCGTCGGCGCATTCGCGACCGCATCGCCGAACTCAGGCAGCAGCTCGAATCCATTCGGCATGAACAGACCACAAGGCGGGCGCAACGCAGCGAAGCGCCCTGTGTCGCGCTCGTCGGTTACACCAACGCAGGCAAATCATCCCTGATGCGGGCTTTGACTGGCAGTGAAGTGCTGGTCGAGGATAAACTCTTCGCCACGCTCGACACCACCGTGCGGGCCCTGCAGCCGGAAACCGTACCGCGGATTCTGGTGTCCGACACGGTTGGCTTTATCAAAAAGCTGCCGCATGATCTGGTCGCGTCCTTCCGTTCGACTTTGGATGAAGCTTTGAACGCTTCGCTCCTCCTTTTCACGGTGGATGCTTCCGATCCGAGCTTCCGCTCCCAGTTGGAAGTGACGCAATCCGTACTGGGGGAAATCGGTGCGGATCAGACCCCGAGTCTGCTCGTTTTGAATAAAGTCGATCAGTTGGATGCGGAGCAGATAGCCGAGCTGAAACAGGAATATCCGAAGGCGGTTTTCATATCGACCCGGAATCGCGAGGACATCAAACGCATGCGCGAATTGATCCTCGGTTTCTTTGAAACGGATATGTTGGATAAGGTTCTTTTGATTCCTTATACCCAGGGAAAAGTGCTCGGCATGATTCGGGAACGCGCGCGGGTTCTGGAAGAAAAGCATGAGGACGAGGGCACGATCGTAACGATCCGAGCCCCCGAAGAGGTGCATGCCTGGATTGAAAAGCAGCTGAGCAAGGGCGGCTGA
- a CDS encoding Hsp33 family molecular chaperone HslO, whose product MADLKKYLSKDGTIRIATVISTDTVNDAFRYFEASPLAKTLMARAITGAILMASQMKERLSTALHFIGEGPVQSIFASAHYEGGAKVYCENRNAELPEGVTQLGAGLGSGRLDVIQSRPFEREPLRGTVELYTGEIGDDIAYYLNQSHQIPAIVSLAARPAEKGVEIAGGFIIELMPGYTEETIQKLENLQPLMESTAKKLQHGAKPEDLIDIYLDHFEFEEVIHPYKPHYQCGCSLDRVERSLMLLGPGTLDEMIEEKETAEIACEFCGCKYELTVDALQKLRNSLDQTPVH is encoded by the coding sequence ATGGCGGACCTCAAAAAGTACCTTTCCAAAGACGGCACCATCCGCATCGCGACTGTGATCAGCACCGATACAGTGAACGATGCTTTTCGTTATTTTGAAGCCTCGCCCCTGGCCAAAACCCTGATGGCTCGCGCCATCACCGGCGCGATACTGATGGCCAGTCAGATGAAGGAGCGCCTCAGCACGGCTCTTCATTTCATCGGCGAGGGTCCGGTTCAGAGTATTTTCGCATCCGCGCATTATGAAGGCGGAGCCAAGGTTTACTGTGAAAATCGCAACGCGGAACTTCCCGAGGGCGTGACGCAGCTCGGCGCCGGCCTCGGCTCGGGTCGCCTGGATGTGATTCAATCACGGCCCTTCGAACGTGAGCCTTTGCGGGGTACAGTTGAGCTTTATACGGGCGAGATCGGTGATGACATCGCCTATTATTTGAATCAATCGCATCAGATCCCTGCGATCGTCTCGCTGGCCGCGCGTCCTGCGGAAAAAGGCGTCGAGATCGCGGGCGGCTTCATCATCGAGCTGATGCCGGGTTATACCGAGGAAACCATCCAGAAGCTGGAAAACCTTCAGCCGCTGATGGAATCCACGGCGAAAAAATTACAGCACGGCGCCAAGCCCGAAGATTTGATCGACATCTATCTGGATCATTTTGAATTCGAAGAGGTCATCCATCCATATAAACCGCATTATCAGTGCGGCTGCAGCCTCGATCGCGTGGAGCGCTCCCTGATGCTGCTCGGGCCCGGCACCCTGGATGAAATGATCGAGGAAAAGGAAACAGCGGAAATCGCCTGCGAATTCTGCGGCTGCAAGTATGAGCTGACCGTGGATGCCTTGCAGAAGCTCAGGAACAGCCTGGATCAGACGCCGGTCCATTGA